Proteins co-encoded in one Rudaeicoccus suwonensis genomic window:
- a CDS encoding glycosyltransferase family 2 protein, giving the protein MSLSTRPRLSVVVPFYGVQDYIGDCLESIRVQQLQDIEVVMVDDGSLDGSRAVAQEYADRDSRFHIVTQKNAGLGPARNTGTANSSGEYLTFIDSDDLVTRHGFAQMVDSLDETGSSFAGGNARRFNNSTGVKPSWAHLHAFAMDWPATHVTEHAVLARDRMVWNKVYRRSFWDEYAYEFPAIRYEDYPVTIKAHLDAVTVDIISEPVYYWRERESGDSITQQVYRYDNLVDRVRSAGMVIDLVASAQKAVRMRTHVMLAESDFLAIVQAFATVPDADVDRIIELGHGFVERLGLDALLQRPRFDQLQYHAMMARDVDLLRELALFRQDGGLRGGARAVKMPRSLSRYEYLYPGRDRSYIPRDTFLSPSADLSLRTAVNDVRFVDDELRVQGTAEVRHLRSNANSRIKVFAVSKSLREELPVRRFKDIDSHGQLSDVGFELRIPRDQLARWSVSEDAVRFDLQISSNGKRKQGLVKGLRPGSATWQPGAWVSPTMWLQPESSTGAELQLSWRPNPWQLVDGRVEGTDLVVEALAPRPLQVAQFILDGSQFADELRYPATCVIEGDKTRITGRLPLLDVQAHTDDDDPYLQMTTRAVRVRAAGVNEDLTWTGTPRSVGTQVGEHQFRLLRDPENLTFLRETAVRLTADEVVLEGDGEGTELVARGRNWTGTDSWTLAWRRYLPGTEEFLETAPAQTGADSWEVRTPVRDLLDVPGVVSDIDPLASLANWTLFCSSEDRNLSTAVLPEPFLIATLPVIAHLGTHRGTLRQRADTLHLEIRDDR; this is encoded by the coding sequence ATGTCGCTTTCCACCAGACCGCGCCTGTCGGTGGTCGTGCCTTTCTACGGCGTACAGGACTACATCGGCGACTGCCTCGAATCCATCCGGGTCCAGCAACTGCAGGACATCGAAGTCGTGATGGTCGACGACGGATCCCTCGACGGCAGTCGCGCCGTGGCCCAGGAGTATGCCGACCGCGACAGCCGGTTTCACATCGTCACGCAGAAGAACGCCGGACTCGGTCCGGCACGCAACACCGGGACGGCCAACTCCTCCGGTGAGTACCTCACCTTCATCGACAGCGACGACCTGGTCACGCGGCACGGCTTCGCCCAGATGGTGGACAGCCTGGACGAGACCGGTTCGTCGTTCGCCGGAGGCAACGCCCGCCGGTTCAATAACAGCACCGGCGTCAAGCCGTCATGGGCGCATCTGCACGCGTTCGCGATGGACTGGCCGGCGACCCACGTCACCGAACACGCAGTTCTCGCCCGCGACCGGATGGTGTGGAACAAGGTCTACCGCCGCAGCTTCTGGGATGAGTACGCCTACGAGTTTCCGGCGATCCGTTACGAGGACTACCCCGTCACGATCAAGGCCCACCTTGACGCAGTCACGGTCGACATCATCAGCGAACCGGTCTACTACTGGCGCGAGCGCGAATCCGGCGACTCCATCACCCAGCAGGTGTACCGCTACGACAACCTGGTCGACCGGGTGCGCTCAGCGGGAATGGTCATCGACCTGGTGGCGTCGGCACAGAAGGCGGTGCGGATGCGGACGCACGTCATGCTCGCCGAGTCCGACTTCCTGGCCATCGTGCAGGCGTTCGCCACCGTTCCGGACGCCGACGTCGACCGCATCATCGAGCTCGGGCACGGATTCGTCGAGCGATTGGGGCTCGACGCTCTGCTGCAGCGTCCGCGGTTCGACCAGTTGCAGTACCACGCCATGATGGCGCGCGACGTGGATCTGTTGCGTGAGCTTGCGCTCTTCCGCCAAGACGGTGGCCTGCGTGGTGGCGCGCGAGCCGTGAAGATGCCGCGCAGTCTCAGCCGCTACGAGTACCTCTACCCCGGTCGCGACCGGTCGTACATACCGCGAGACACCTTCCTTTCTCCGTCCGCCGACCTGTCGCTGCGCACCGCGGTCAACGATGTGCGTTTCGTCGACGACGAACTCCGGGTCCAGGGCACCGCCGAGGTGCGACATCTGCGGTCGAATGCCAACAGCCGCATCAAGGTTTTCGCCGTGTCCAAGTCGTTGCGCGAGGAACTACCCGTGCGCCGCTTCAAGGACATCGACTCTCATGGCCAGCTCAGCGACGTCGGCTTCGAGCTGCGGATCCCCCGCGATCAACTCGCGCGCTGGTCGGTCAGTGAGGACGCGGTGCGCTTTGACCTGCAGATCAGCAGCAACGGCAAACGCAAGCAGGGTCTGGTCAAGGGTCTGCGGCCAGGCAGCGCCACCTGGCAACCCGGTGCCTGGGTGAGTCCGACGATGTGGCTGCAGCCCGAGTCGTCTACGGGTGCCGAACTTCAGTTGTCGTGGCGCCCCAACCCCTGGCAACTGGTCGACGGGCGCGTCGAGGGCACCGACCTGGTGGTCGAGGCGCTGGCTCCGCGGCCACTGCAGGTTGCCCAGTTCATCCTCGACGGCAGCCAGTTCGCCGACGAGCTGCGGTATCCCGCGACCTGCGTGATCGAGGGTGACAAGACCCGCATCACCGGCCGCCTCCCGCTGCTCGACGTGCAAGCACACACCGACGACGACGACCCGTATCTGCAGATGACCACCCGCGCGGTGCGCGTTCGCGCCGCCGGAGTCAACGAGGACCTCACCTGGACCGGGACACCACGGTCGGTGGGCACTCAGGTGGGTGAACACCAGTTCCGCCTGCTGCGCGATCCGGAGAACCTCACCTTCCTGCGCGAGACCGCCGTGCGACTGACCGCCGACGAGGTCGTGCTCGAAGGCGACGGCGAAGGCACCGAACTGGTGGCGCGCGGGCGCAACTGGACCGGTACCGACTCGTGGACCCTCGCCTGGCGCCGCTACCTGCCCGGCACCGAGGAGTTCCTGGAGACCGCGCCTGCACAGACCGGCGCGGACTCATGGGAAGTCCGCACGCCGGTGCGCGACCTGCTCGACGTGCCAGGTGTGGTCAGCGACATCGACCCCCTGGCGAGCCTGGCCAACTGGACGTTGTTCTGCTCCAGCGAGGACCGCAATCTGTCCACTGCTGTTCTGCCCGAGCCGTTCCTGATCGCCACCCTGCCGGTGATCGCCCATCTGGGCACCCACCGTGGCACGCTGCGGCAGAGAGCCGACACCCTCCATCTGGAGATCCGCGATGACCGATGA
- the pseI gene encoding pseudaminic acid synthase: protein MTEIQIGKHRIGPAHEPFIIAEVSGNHDGSLDKALDIVRMVADAGAHAVKLQTYKPETITIDSDAPDFRLSDGHELWGGRTLWDLYTEAHTPWEWHAPIFELAASLGLVCFSSPFDPTAVDLLESLNTPAYKIASSEIVDLPLIRLAASKGKPIIISTGMASVGEIHAAVEAARSTGNEQIVVLACTANYPADPADSNLRGIPVMADTFGTLVGYSDHTIGVGAPIAAVALGACVVEKHVTLSREGGGVDSSFSSEPDELRILVSQSKVAWQCLGRPRIGARAQEAEGLRFRRSLYVVADVRAGDKVTADNVRSIRPAGGLPTDLFSTVEGRTFQQDTPRGTALSWDLI, encoded by the coding sequence ATGACTGAGATCCAGATCGGCAAGCACCGGATCGGCCCGGCCCACGAGCCGTTCATCATCGCCGAGGTGTCCGGCAACCACGACGGTTCGCTGGACAAGGCGCTGGACATCGTCCGGATGGTCGCCGATGCGGGAGCGCATGCCGTGAAGCTCCAGACCTACAAGCCCGAGACGATCACCATCGACTCCGACGCGCCGGATTTCCGGCTGTCCGACGGCCACGAGTTGTGGGGCGGCCGTACCCTCTGGGACCTCTACACCGAGGCGCACACGCCCTGGGAATGGCACGCGCCGATCTTCGAACTCGCCGCATCCCTCGGACTTGTCTGCTTCTCCTCACCGTTCGACCCGACGGCGGTCGACCTGCTGGAGTCGCTGAACACTCCGGCATACAAGATCGCCAGCTCCGAGATCGTCGATCTGCCGCTGATCCGTCTCGCCGCGTCCAAGGGCAAGCCGATCATCATCTCGACCGGTATGGCGTCCGTCGGCGAGATCCACGCGGCCGTCGAAGCAGCGCGATCGACCGGCAACGAGCAGATCGTCGTACTGGCATGCACCGCGAACTACCCCGCGGATCCAGCGGATTCGAACCTTCGTGGCATCCCGGTGATGGCCGACACCTTCGGCACCCTGGTCGGTTACTCCGACCACACGATCGGTGTCGGCGCGCCGATCGCCGCGGTCGCTCTCGGCGCCTGCGTCGTCGAGAAGCACGTCACGCTGTCGCGTGAGGGCGGTGGCGTGGACTCCTCCTTCTCCAGCGAACCCGACGAGTTGCGCATCCTGGTCTCGCAGTCCAAGGTCGCCTGGCAGTGCCTCGGCCGCCCGCGCATCGGCGCGCGCGCCCAGGAAGCCGAGGGCCTGCGCTTCCGCCGCTCGCTGTATGTCGTGGCCGACGTGCGCGCCGGCGACAAGGTCACCGCAGACAACGTCCGCTCGATCCGTCCCGCCGGTGGTCTGCCGACCGACCTGTTCAGCACGGTCGAGGGCCGCACCTTCCAGCAGGACACGCCCCGCGGCACCGCTTTGTCCTGGGACCTGATCTGA